DNA sequence from the Gemmatimonadota bacterium genome:
TCAGCTCTCGGCCGCCACGCGCGGCGCTTCTGCCGCGGGCGAGCGGGGAGCGCCGGCGGCGCCCGCCCGGAACGCCGCCCTCGCCTCGCCGCTCGAGGCGCGGGGCTCGGCCGGCAGGCGCATGGTGAAGCTCGAGCCGTGGCCCGGGTGGCTCTCGACGGCGACGTCGCCACCCAGCATCTGGCAGAACCGCCGGGTAATGGCCAGGCCGAGGCCTGTGCCGCCATACTTCCGGGCCGTGCCCGCTTCGGCCTGTGAGAAAGCCTGGAACAACCTGCCCACCTGCTCCACGGTCATGCCGCTGCCGGTGTCGGTGACCCGGAAACGCAGCCAGTCGCCGGCTCCGGCCGCGGCGGCCCCGCCGGCCGCGCCGGCCGCGCTACCGCCACCGGCCACCCTCACCGCTTGCGCCCGGCCCCCTGCGCCTGAGCCGCCACTCTCTCTCGAGACCGCGAGCGTGATCTCGCCCCGCTCGGTAAACTTGGACGCGTTGCTGAGCAGGTTCAGCAGGCACTGGCGCACCTTGACCAGGTCCGAGTGCATCGAGCCCATCCCGGCGGCGCAGCGAACGATCAGCCGGTTGGCTTGTTTTTGGACCAGCGGCCCGACGGTCGTGGCCGCGTCCTGGACCATCTGGGCCACGTCGAAGGTCTCGAGGTAGAGCTCGGTCTTGCCGGCCTCGATCTTG
Encoded proteins:
- a CDS encoding PAS domain S-box protein, with the protein product LITDEATRSEAVGYTRTALGGPVHGITQRRRKDGTLVDVEVLGVPVVLDGERVGLMGLYHDITELVRARREAEAASRAKSQFLASMSHELRTPLNAIIGYSEMLAEEAEELEQSGLVPDLQKIQSAGRHLLGLINDILDLSKIEAGKTELYLETFDVAQMVQDAATTVGPLVQKQANRLIVRCAAGMGSMHSDLVKVRQCLLNLLSNASKFTERGEITLAVSRESGGSGAGGRAQAVRVAGGGSAAGAAGGAAAAGAGDWLRFRVTDTGSGMTVEQVGRLFQAFSQAEAGTARKYGGTGLGLAITRRFCQMLGGDVAVESHPGHGSSFTMRLPAEPRASSGEARAAFRAGAAGAPRSPAAEAPRVAAES